TTGTCTCTGGGGTTGAGAGAAACCTTCCAACTTTTAGCTTTCAAGTTGTCACCCCACCAACAATGGCTGCCAATTAAGCAACACTTTGTGCCTACGCCCACTTTCTTTGCATCGGCTTGGCCTAGCCAATTTCCTTGTCTCAATTTCAGCCCCAGTACTCCCACTATTTCCTTCCATAACTTCACCTCCCTCATAATGGTTTCTTCTTTGAATTCACCTTCTAACGCTTGATCATTTTCACCATCttcatcatcttcatcatcatcTTCTTTTTCTACAAGGTCCTCTCGGACTTCCTCTTCGCCGCCTTCGCTGTGGAAACCATCGGTGACATCCTTGAAAAGTGAAAGCCTAAGCCTGCCTTCACTTCGTTCTGCATGGAAGTACGTATGGCAAGGAGGGATAGTAACGGCTTGAAGAACCAAACGGCCACCCTCTCGGTGAGACTTGACTTGGACGCCATTGGAACCGGTAATGGATGTTAATGGAGGTGGGAAGGTGTTGATACGACTCGTTTTTCGTTTCAATGAACTTTCCCTTGGTTTGGAATTCGATGGATTGTAAACCCCGGTTTGTAATGAAAGCAAGGAAATGTCGCTAACATCACTTCCAGTTTCACTACCTAATCTCTCGGTGCACATTTCAAGGCTTTTTTCACTTAGGATAGAAGCTGAATGCTTTACCAGAGGATGCACGTATACATTGTCATTTTGGGTAGAATATTCATTGGCGTTGGAGAGGAAGTGGAGGAAACTCCAGCCCCCCATCTCCATATTTTGATTGCCTATGAGCTTGGCGTCTTTTTCCTCGTTAGTAGGAGCAATGGAGGCAGGGGAATTTGATTTAGGTGGAGCCAGTTTCAGACTCAAAAAACGTGGTTCCACCACCCTTACCTCCAGGCATGATTGCAACCCTTGACTCACACTTGACGACATTTTTTATTGTTGGAAAAGGTACAGAGATAACAAGGGAGAAACAGGGGAGCTTAAATGAAACTCCTCAACTCTTTTGGAGTTTTCTGAAATCAAATGGGGGTGGGGGGAGATGGGGATTGAAATGAAAGAGATAGCTTTCTTTTTATATTCTGATGAGGTAGAGAAAGAGGCAAGGAACAAAGCAATGAAGATGAATGAAAAGTGAAAGCATTGGGGATAATTTTATACTAGGAGAATTCAGAGACAGAGGAAAAGTCTTAACCTTTTAAGCCCACTAAATCTTTTACAATCTTTTTACTCTACCACACATTTAGGATTAAAAATACGGGAAAAAGTACACAAAGCGACTATATTAAAAATAGGATtgtattttatcttttatatttaaaaatagataaattagtatttatatattagattaaagaataaattagtactttttattaaaaatttcattcatttatttttgttaaaaattgatATGACATTAaaaagttgtatgtaaatgaagACCGCTATTTGAGAGTTTCTTTGTCGAGAGAAGGAGGTGAAATTTGTTCATATTTATCGTAAAGATAATAGTGGCAGATAGCATGGCATTGTTGGCTTTCAACAGTCAACTTGGTTTGTATGTTTTCTCGAATCCCTGATGATGTTTTACAAAACTTACAGGATGATTGTTTAGAAGTTGCATTCTAACGTTTGATGTAATTCAGATTTATTCTcgtattaataaaaaaaatggtaTGGTTAACAAAATAACTAAACAGTCATATGTGACATACTATGTGTACCTCATGTTGATGTATAGTGACTAATTTTTAACCGtaaaaatgaatgaatttttaataaaatgatcagttTATTTTTTAATCTAATATATCGAAATACAATTTGACTCTCAAAGGTAAGATTTCCATAAaattttttccttaaaaatagACAACAAAGTTAATAGTTGAAGACAGCTACTCCAAACCCAAATTcctattttatctttaaaattttagtttatcaAAAGAAACATAAAGTTATTATGAGATGTAAGTTTTGTTTAGCTATTAAAAGAAACCCAACCAGAGCAACCACAGAGAAAAGAATCGACCCATTGCTTTTGTTTCTTCTAGCTTTTGCCTATATGTTTTACAATTATGCCATTCACTTTCAATTCTTTGCTCTATAATGACAAGCATTTGCATTCACCCTTAGTTCACCATTGCAAGTGATGCATTCAACCATTTAAGAATAGAAGAaatgatgcatatatatatatatatatatattaaaatttaaaatttttatactcCCAAAATAATTTTCTTGTTTTACCTTTAGATGTTACATCTTGATCAAGTAAAGAATaattatgtaataaataaatttattaaaatttatatataaataaaatgacTTATTAATTGAAAGGTTAAAGTTGAAGTTTTGAATTCATTATTCAAATATcaacattttaaattttattaatttataaaaatggaaaaacaaaaaaaaaatcctaattTTTAATAATCACTTTGCTTTTTCATTTCTAACCTTTATAATAgacaaataaaatatattatttgttAACTAAATGCTCCAAAAAAACAGTAAGGACCGGTTTGTTTGCACAAAAATAtacaagcaaaaaaaaaattagggttcATACCAAATGATTTAAAAATCCTTAGTATAGAGGCCAAAAAAGTGGTTTCCTACTAACAAGTATGTTGGTTTTTTAGTGTTTAGGAAAAGTTTCCTTATTTACATAAATTGTCCCCCCAATTTTCCAATGGAAACATATATCATAAAGAGGACAATAATGGTGAATGGATGACACTTACACTTGTCTTTCTTCTTACTTCATAAGTTAGGTATCTTGCAAAAACTTGAACACAGAGGAGGCTTGTATTAATTGCATGTTAACCTTGATAGTAAGATTAGAATATTCTTTTCCTTCTTTTGTTTCTTGAAACATTCAACGGTGGAGATTTTAGATTACTCTTATAgtacttctctttttctttttggtttttttATTAAGCTGTCAAGTTTTTAGTCACAATTATTGGACAAACCTTACTACCAAAATAGGCTATTAATTATTTCCATCCcataattatttcatacttgCAAAGTTTTGGTTTTGATAATTGAATTTTATTGATTGGTATTGACATTATTGTTAGTGTAAGAGGATATGAGTTTGAGTGCACTAAAACGCATTATCTTTCTATTTAAGGATTAAGAAGGGATTATAAGTAGTTTTAGACATTGTATCAAAGAGAATAAATATGATGAAAACTTATTACAATATTAATGTtcagaaagaaaattttgaaattgggTTTTTATACAATGACTATTTgaacttaaattatttttaggaAGATGAATACTTGATTAATAGGTCACAATTTAGGTTCTTTTTTTCCTTTAATATTTCAAATCTCACTCTTTTGACTTTAAAAGTACATTCCAACTAGAGTATAAATCAAGTTTATTGTAATTGTGAACACAATACAGTTGTTATATCATAAAAGAACTAAGATTTAAAATAATTATCATAATTGTCTATTGAGCATTAATTCAATAAACATTGTTATTATGACAACAACAAAATGTATATGAGTTCAAGTGCGCTTAAACTTTAAGAAACttatgaataaaaataatcattatATGAAAAAAATAACTATCACAATTATTTCAAGTTCTAAGAACTACTCTCTAACGAGGCAAGAACTAATAATGTGTTAGTAATTAATAATGGGAAAGCATGCAAAATTAATAATTAACCACTGAAAATTTAATCTATAATCCATCCTTTAGAAAATGTAATTTggcataataatttatttggctcttcaactttataaaaagttcattttatttcttaatttaatttttcatcatttttaatctttgaatttgtatttttttttgtcaaatcatctCAAAATGGATGAAAAAATTAATGTTTGTTAACTTTGCTAATGTTGTATACACGTAGATGACGTgtcagatttttttttttgaaaatttaaaaattcaaaaaattataaaacgtatttttttaaaattaattaaatgctaaCATGTCATTTAGTCATATATAATACTTAAAATAATAGTGGCGTGGGTTCAATCCCTTCCTTTAGTACGTGATttgtattttctttctttcttttgtgaTCTTATCCCACAACCTAAAATGAATAAGAGAATTGTAttaataacgtgttataaaataaaaacaaagagaGAAGTATGTATTTTATTCATCAAATAGAATGTTTCTCCAAAGTTTATATGTATAAACATAAAAAGTATATATGTTACAAAATTTTACTCCTAATAAATATTAGAGTCCTAAAGTACATTATAATAAAATACTTATAACAATTACTAATTTATGGTTGACTATTCAATACACTAATAGCAAAATTTTTAGATTGAGTTGAAAAAGTAATGTGtgtgtattttttttatatatttatttgttttgattATATCATATAAGCCCATGTCACAATTCCAACCATACTTatctatgatatatatatttggaaaaattttgaactgACAAGAATACTTTTCATTTTCTATTATATTACAAAATtcagatttaaaaataaaaaagttgaagTGAAATAAAAGTTGTGATAActacacatttaaaaataattataatttaattttcaattattagttaaaaatttgtgctaattttaaaatagagtttTTACTTAATGAActttaagcataaaatataaaaaatttgtgataattataattattagtttTAGATGTAAAAAAAGTTATTACtcaaatataattttaaacatcttaattatcacttaattaatattacaattaagtaaattaattagttattattttaaataatgctACTTTAcattaattacataaaataaaactATATTATATGTTGAagatgttaaaatattttaattaaaatttaaaattttctattataatattaaaattgatgagttaatatattttaaatatattcaataattcaaataagaaatattattttacattaagTATTGAAATTGAaagtataatatttaaaaattaattaaatattaaacgtGTAAAATCACATGCAACATATATGACATTAAAACTAGTAAATCTAAAAACTTCACtacaatttataaaataattttcttttatttattactttaacttgattttaattttaattaatcatgATTAGTGGATACTTTAAGAATGTTTATTTAATCCTTATTTAAGTGGTGGATTTCTACTTCCAAATTAATCATTACAAGCATGGCATTTGAACCAACATAAATGTTAAAATTAGCTCCATGAGTTAAGCATTTCTTTTTCACGGTGCTTTAAAAGTCTGTTTGAGAGAAGCGGCCACAAAAAGGCGCAACatgtaataatatttttaaaaaaggacaaattttgtatttgttttgtttcaatttctaaaattatcCATAACGACATAGAagtcataatttttttttgacagaattaaattatatattttatgatactaaaaatgtaattttgtcattttaatagcctatatctttataatttttagaggATTAAGTCAATTTTTTATCATGTtggggggcaaaatgtaattttaccattactaatttaaacttctataaatTATAAAGgcctaaatggaaaattttccattttaggggagCCGGGGCCCTTGCTAGCCCCCTAGGTCTGCTCCTATTCGACCCTTGAATAAGAATATAACGCACTTTAGCGCACTCTAGAGTGATCATGGGTTGGGGACTGCCTGACCAAGGCTCGCCTTGAAAAATGggaggtttgggtaaaaatataggccgaaaaatgggcttgggcaaaaaaaacgAGGCCGTTTAAAAAAGGGCAGACCTCGAGTAAGAGTTTTTGGCCCggccaattatatattaatatatttttttattttatttttattattttaaatttttaatataactattttttattatattgttaattgtgtattgttttaagaattgttttagtattatttttatttgttttaatatttattttatgtttttaaatatatttgatttattatatttttaaattttttatttaatgaaataagaaaaaaaaaaaaattaatatgggcggggCGGCCAGGCTcaagcttagtaattttatttcgggcgggcttgggcaaaattttaggcccatatttgagGC
Above is a genomic segment from Gossypium arboreum isolate Shixiya-1 chromosome 8, ASM2569848v2, whole genome shotgun sequence containing:
- the LOC108468329 gene encoding protein FANTASTIC FOUR 2-like → MSSSVSQGLQSCLEVRVVEPRFLSLKLAPPKSNSPASIAPTNEEKDAKLIGNQNMEMGGWSFLHFLSNANEYSTQNDNVYVHPLVKHSASILSEKSLEMCTERLGSETGSDVSDISLLSLQTGVYNPSNSKPRESSLKRKTSRINTFPPPLTSITGSNGVQVKSHREGGRLVLQAVTIPPCHTYFHAERSEGRLRLSLFKDVTDGFHSEGGEEEVREDLVEKEDDDEDDEDGENDQALEGEFKEETIMREVKLWKEIVGVLGLKLRQGNWLGQADAKKVGVGTKCCLIGSHCWWGDNLKAKSWKVSLNPRDNNYYDWIP